The following nucleotide sequence is from Aedes aegypti strain LVP_AGWG chromosome 3, AaegL5.0 Primary Assembly, whole genome shotgun sequence.
ataaaaaccctgaaggaactgctaaatgaaaccttcgtgaaatttatgattgaatctttagaagttctcctgatggaatgcctggatgaaattgtgtttaattccctagaataactcctgattctagaggccttccttagccgagtgatcagagtccgcagctacaaagcaaaaccatgctgatggTTTCTGGAttaaatttccggtcggtccaggaacttttcgtaatggaaatttccttgacatccctggacatagagtatcatcgtacctgccacacgatatatgaacgcgcaaatgacaactttggcaaaggaaactctcagttaaaaattgttgaaatgctcattgaactctaagttgagaagcaggctctgccccagtgaagacgtaacgccaagaagaagaataactcctcattctcagaggaatcactgatggaatatttgtaggaactcctgaaagaattcgaTAAGGATTTTCAGTTGAACTTGCCGGTAGGAAGTtataaaggaattcttacagaagtttcttgttaaatcactagacaaaatcttgattggatttctggaggaacacctggtggaatcatgaaggagttttggaagaattcctaaagatattacaaGAGAATAACTTGGAGAATTTCCTGGTAAAATTttggatggaatccctgtagtacaaatccaaatacaatccatggatggattttttttaatcacagataaaactgctgatggattctctgaagatatttctggagaaattggctcaggaataattaaagaatccttgatgaatttactaaagaaaacgGTTAGAGATAGTTGGAAACGATATTTCACTATCTATATAGAAACAactgcgtaaattcacgcattttgactttccacccatctgcatcggtaGTTCATGGTACGTCGAAGCTtgaatttgacatgatgacgtcgatgttcgtgcaacatccctacagatggtacgatcggttcgtcaaacatttggctccgcccactGGTGATTTgtgcaaaatcaaactcgtttgattttggccgaacgattcgtcaaccgtcaaatcggtttcacaaactgtcaaattggttcgtcaagcagcatcacacacggtcaaacatagcaccaacatgagcatcaacctgggggggcgcagtcaatgttggtcaaaccgtctgagcgtctgtgggctgcattagggATGAtacaaaaattatcatttttaattaagCGGTCGTTGATCAAAGAAAGAGAATTGTGGAGAACCACAGAACCACGAGCATGATAAACGTTCCCGTTCACGATTCGTTTGCGTTTTGATCAAAAGTTCAACATATGGGTTTTCAGCCATGTCACTCCGAAACCAACCGATTTTCTTCAATTCAATCTTACGGGTGAAATTCAGAGTGAGGATTGCGAAGGGTATGTTCCAGAATTCTAAGGTATCGCTTTCTCTGAAAATGGGAAATTCCTCCCGTTTATCAGCTAGATTGCCGATACGACCGGTTGATATCCCTTCTCTCACTTTTTATTCCAATCCGTTAGATTGTTTAACTCCTACGCCATCGGATAATAACGAATAAGTGATATTGCTTATCTTGGATTGAACCCACACGCTAATCAGTAATGAAACGTAAAAAGtacaatttaaaaattcaaaaattagacTTGATCTGATCGCAGCTCACCATTACAACGCAAAATTACAGATAATCAAGAGGGTCGTATGGCTGCCAGCCCAAAATAACGACGCCAGCCTTTAATCCAAATCAGTAGCAAAGCACAGCAGCTACCGAATCGATCAGGGTTGTGATTTTGAATTACATACGGCAAAGATGATTCTCTCAAGAATCCCAACGGTGTCGGTGCTGGTGGTATTACTTGCAGCGTTCAGCAATGGGGCGCCACAGTTTCGGGAAGTGGAAAACTCACCGGAAAATAGTAAGTAAGGAACAATCGACATCGATTCAACAATACTCGCATAGTTTTCGATAACGACCTAAAACCCATTGGTAACACTTGTGTGGCGCATTGCTAACAATCAAATGTTCGCAAACaaaagtcatatttttttttttgaggcacgaaaacgatggaactgtgattgtcgtttcccgaatcagacactaacgaaTTTAAGATTCGACACAGACTTACGTCATTTGActtgcttcttttatgtgcTTCTGGATGGCATTTGATTTAATTTCGATAGTTCATTATTGGTCCACTTTAATGGCGAACGCTAGGAACACTATTATCAAAGTTGGTACCATGATAACGCTATTTGAAACCAATACTTATAAGCTTTAAGTccatttagtactaaaactgtttgaTTCAACTGTTTTGTAAACTAGTAATTAACAGaaacaagtcatgcttacgttttaggaatgcgaataaaatttgatttttatctaTACTTTTGACTTATTGCATACATAATTGGCAAAACTACCCTAActcttttttgtattatttcacGTTCTGTACTTTCAGTTGCCCGCTTACAGAACCTGAAGCCCGAAGAGCTCGCGGAAGAGCTGAGTGGTCAGTTCGAAGGGGACATGATCCTCACCGAACAGCAGTTCTTGGATATGTTTCGTCGAAATGGAATGCTCTCCGAAAGTTACCGGTGGCCTTTGAACACCGTATTCTACGAAATCGAGGAACGGTGGTTCACCAGGGAACAAGTCCGCTACATCTACAGGGGTATGAGGTTAATTGAACGGGCCACTTGTATACGATTCCAGCCACGTGACCCCGAAAATCCCGACTACATTCGAATCCATGGGCAAGGATCGGGATGTTCCGCCAATGTGGGGTACGTCGGAGGGCGTCAAAGCATCAACCTGCAACCGTATCCGATAGGCACCGGGTGCTTCCGGATTGGGACAATCGTACACGAAATGATTCACGGACTGGGCTTCATGCACATGCAGAGCACGTACAATCGGGACGAATACGTCGAAATTGTTTGGGATAATATTGAACCCGGGACGGAGAACAATTTCCGCAAGTACGAATCGGACAGAGTGAGCAACTTCGGTACGGATTACGACTACGGAAGCGTGATGCACTACAGTGCAACGGCGTTCAGCATCAATGGAGAAAAGACTATTGTGGCACTACAGGTAAGTTAATGGTTAACATCAAGATCAAGTAGATGAATActaatattcatgtttttttcagGACACTGATGATGTAATGGGTCAACGTCTAGCAATGAGCGAACGggatattttgaaaatcaacAGAATGTATAACTGTTTTCCGGAAAATTAAAGCATAGAATAAAGTTAATCAGACATAAATGACAAAGCATAATGTAGATCTTTTTAAAACCTCCTATATCTTGAAACATGCAGTTTTCTTACtagttcttgattttttttacattttctcaTCGTAAAAGGTTGTTTTCTCCAAGCAAATCTGCCATGGCACTTTTCTGCACTAAGTTTTACAGTGTCGTAAGAGCCATAACGTAACTTATTAATCATTACACGATAATTTCCAGAAAtgacaaaataatggtaaacgCTCCTTGATGAGACTGATATCCTCAAGTGGCATTTCACGAAATTgccaaaaatgttgtatgcaactcgttctTTGCTATACAACTTGACAGTTTTTAAACTGAatctcgttaaaaaaaaaacaggattcACACAGCAGAGATCGTGAAAAAAAAGCGTGTAAGTAATTCAGACAAATTTATTCATCAGtttagaaataaaacaaaacatattCTCAATGGTTTCGGGGACTACCGGTTGGGAAGCTCTGATCTAACgggtttttattaaaaaatgagATGTTTTCAGTcacatagtaaaaaaaaaataattttctacgAATTCAGTATTgtttattaaaaacataatgTTTATTCTTCCGAAAAGCGTCAATGAATATTGGAGAAGGGGCTCTGATCAGCCGTACGACGCGATGCTCTCACAAGAGTGCTGGACGGCACTGGCATCCATCTTCCGGATACAATTTCCTCGATCCTCGTGGGCAACTGCTTCGTATCATTGGTTcaacaattatttaaaaatccaTTTGTTGACCACCTGGAAAGAAAAGTGTTTGGCTTGTTTATTCACGTTCGAAGtagagacgttccgatacttccgatgtatcgaaatatcgatattttgctttcgatattcgatattttggtatcgatatttcctattcaatatatcggtgatatcgatatttccttccgatatatcgttaATCAATATTTGGATAACAATTGTAGGGTTTTCTCGAAataggggtgatcggggcaatatgggccgcctaaggaaaacgtcatggaatgcatagaaaacagcaaaaaatatggtttaaatgcaagtAACTTGCACTATAATTTGTTATCTTCCATGTTACGTCGAtaataaatgttaacatcaacttgcaaattatttcaggaactttttggaaaaccatgtttttctacgtgATCACtaaccatatggggcattatgagccaccctacggggcagtatgagccacctcattcaatcgaatgatttttatttaaa
It contains:
- the LOC5574945 gene encoding seminal metalloprotease 1 — encoded protein: MILSRIPTVSVLVVLLAAFSNGAPQFREVENSPENIARLQNLKPEELAEELSGQFEGDMILTEQQFLDMFRRNGMLSESYRWPLNTVFYEIEERWFTREQVRYIYRGMRLIERATCIRFQPRDPENPDYIRIHGQGSGCSANVGYVGGRQSINLQPYPIGTGCFRIGTIVHEMIHGLGFMHMQSTYNRDEYVEIVWDNIEPGTENNFRKYESDRVSNFGTDYDYGSVMHYSATAFSINGEKTIVALQDTDDVMGQRLAMSERDILKINRMYNCFPEN